The nucleotide window TGGAGCTAGAACCGACCTCCCCGAACCTGGAGCAAAGAACGCTGTAGACGCCCTCTTCCCTCCAATAGACTGAAGCAGCTAAGATATAGGAGCAATCTTGCTTTTGATGTTTAAAAACAAGCACCCTCCCATTATTGTCAATAATTAGTGTATACAATTACCAACCTTGCACAAGATAAACTATAAGAGTGGCAGTTAGAATTGGCTAAGCAACTTTAGTATccactaataaaaataataataataataataattagaggTGTTCATTAGATTGGACATAGGAAATCTCTTAATGGATTAGGCCTGCTACTCAAGATCCTACAtctataattatgatattgatGAGTTTGGGAAAGTGTTAGAATAAAGCACAAATGGAGATTTACAAAAGATAAGTTTTGAAAAGGACCcaattttggtgaattttatAAGTAGGATAACAAGACTTTCCTCAAAATCACTTCACTTATCTTAGGATAAAGCTTATATGATCAAAAGCGTAAAATGTTAGCTATATGAAGCTAACGTGTTACAGAAGTATTTTCCATCTCCATTTTCCCTTTCCTCTAAATGATCATTTATATCATACAAGATTGAGagaaaacattataatttaattggttaccatttaaatttaattaaaaaatactttcCTATTACATTATATAAGGATAATATAACGATCTTGTTATGTAATGGGAGGCAATTATTCCTTTTTACCATAACTATGAGATACGAATGGAATGTAGATTGACAAATTACTTTGGTTGGGTAAAAGATGTTTACCCACACATTTAGTCTCTAGTCACTATTGTTGTAGCTAATCACAACTCTTCAATTGTCATTATGTGGTCGaccataatttgttttttctttgtcattctagtatatctaattaaataattaatatacagataaggttgaattcaaactgtatcaaactcaagttcatctaaactcaaattcgattcgatttacATGAAATTGAACTCGAGCTCACTTCTAATAAGCTCTAACTCAACTCGTTTTAAAAGAGTCAAGCTCGAATCAAGCTTTTAACTAGCgtgttattaaaataacctctttttaatataattgatcaaaacgacgtcattttgtatcaaaatttttagctcGTAACCTTGATGAGCGAAACATCCCAAAATTTGAGCTCgaatttgagctaaaaaatattaaactttcagGTTTGAGCTCATTTGAACTTAGCCCATTTCggatttaaactcaaattcaaactcaaataaattcgattcaaatcaacCCTATGTGCAAACCTTAAACTATTATTCTATAAaactaaagttaaaattattcattcaagtatatgtatcaaaatatttatctaacttttaaagttaaataaaatcaagttgtaatttttaatattactatcaAGTGAAGTCAACCGTGTTAAATGTGCTGGCCTAAAACTCTTCATTCGATGAAACCGAAAAAATCTAATTAGAATATAcaagaatataatatatatatatatatatatatatatatatatatatatatatatatattttaagaatgTAACATGATTCCCTAGGCCCTTTTTTATTGGGCAGTTGATTCTTCAAATGTTTACATAGTTTATTATGGTACgtaatatttcataatattagAATTCAACGTTACAAATACGTTATTGAAATGAATGCAAGGCAGATTGGTGTTTACTAGAGAAGTAAGATTTGCTAACTTATGGTCAATCTTATACTTTATCGTTGATCTTATTATACTTGACGTagaattattttcaataattttgtatGTAGTTATATAACTCTCGAACCCCATTGCTATAAATCCTCCTTCAATGGATTTTGTTTGCTTCACGCGTTTCTTATTCTCAACCTTTGTAATCTCTTCCTCCATATAACCAACTCCGGGAGTTCCTAAAACAAAGGCCAAACAGGAATACTTAATTTTTACTgtctcaaattaaatttttgataaattatattaaagtaattaccTGCTGGTAGTGTAACGTTCAGAATTGTGCCAGCATGTCCGTCACCTTCAAGGACTTTTACTCTTCCAAGCACATCTggcaaatatgtatttataattgtaaGGACCTGAAGCGTGCCATAGATTTCCCACACCGAAGCAGCCGATGCAGCCACCAAAGTATTCGCCGCAACAAGGCCGTGCATTTTGATGTTATGAATTTGGTTTCTTGATGATGGGATGGTTCATTTGTTGTGCTACTGCTTGGTATTTATACTGCTTTATTTGAAGACACAGTCAATACATCGAAATGGAAACAGCCAGCATcgataaaaaatcattataaataatatcaactaGAAAGGTGGCGTCTATAGGTGGCAAAGAATTTTTCGTTTTTTATGACGAAGGTGGCAAAGAAGTTGTCTTCACCAAGGCTAGacttcttgttttgttttttgtcaaAGGATAAAACACTTGCCTCATCAAAGACCTTTTATTTCAAACAGGGGATGAAAACGATCATATGGCCTGACAAGCTATGCCTTGGTCAATTTTTGCTTGCCCTAATGTATGTATTTATCACCCAACACAAATTCTGActtttttgagttttgaagagTTGTCTCTCATTCACTTTGCTGGTAAATTcctttagttgttttttttttttttaaagagttattttacccttttattaaaaGTACAAAACTATAATCAATTccttatataaattatcaaattgccAATATGCTCTTTATCAGTTTAAAAGTTTAACACAATTATATTCCATTTTGAATAATAACAATcctaatttgaataataatcctagtgtaattataattcccaaagaaaataaaattaagagtcttaaacaactaaaaaattagaaatactaGGAACCTAAACTCCAATTGAATTCTATTGCTTTGTTCATATGAATTTTCACCTAATCAAGCTTTCTCTTAATATTTTGACAAGTAAAAAAGTCACCACGGATGTGTCATAACATTTCCCATTTGTTTGATAGTTACCACATTATTTGCTATGTCATCCTTGACTGCCATGTCATGTTTCTTACCTTTAACTTGTGTCTTCAACATTTTCAATGCTATCAAGCATACCACACTCTTGTCATGGTTGTTCATTATTAGATCACATGTTCTTGGTCTTTTGTAGATCACATTAGTGAAATTCTAGGTTTGAGTCTTTGTCACATTTGTGAAACCTTGACTTACCTAGTACAGTGATTATAGGTCCGATCACTATACCTTAAGTTTAACAATAGGGGGGCCTTGgttataaagaaaaagatagtAGACATCAATTCCATGTTACCATTGTCTATGGGAGAAATGTAGGgatagaaataagtcttttggagAAATTGAAAAACTATGTCGATAATTCTAATGATAGACCATGGATGGTGATGGGAGACTTTAATGTTATCAAAAGCATGGAAAAGAAGATAGGAGCCTTAGGGAAGGATAATTTGGATAGAAAAGAGTGTAACCAATGTTGTGGGATACTTGCATTAAGAACTTGAGGTTTAAGGGATCTTTATTTACTTGgtgtaataaaaaagaaagtgaagatAAGATTACTTGTAAACTAGACCGAGTTTTTGTTAATGAACAATGGAAGGATGAATGTCCTTTGGCTTTGGctaattttaaaccaaatggTGTATCAGACCACTCCTTTTGTTAAATAGGGAATAATCAAACTAGAAGGTGTACTCCTTTCAAGTTCTTCAATTTTTGGGCAAATTGTGAAAAGTTCATTCCCTTTGTTAAGGAAACTTAGAGGTAGGAAGTTTAAGACAACCCTATGTTTAAATTTGCCACCAAACTTAAAATGATAAAGGGATTGCTTAGAATTTTAAATCAATAGGAGTATTGAAACATTTTGAAGAGGGTAAAGGAAACTAGGAATCAACTTGAAAATTTCCAACTTAGGCTTGGTCGAAACCCTCTTGATGGGAACCTTtttgaggaaaagaaaaaatgagaagGCAAACTTAGAGATTTAAGTTGGTAGAGGAATCTCTCGTAAAGCAAAAATCAAGGTTTTATTAGCTCAAAAAGGGGGCAAGAACATGAGTTTTTTCTTCAAGAGCATGAAAGGGAGAATAACCTATAATTCTGTTAATAGGATTCATAAGGAAGATGACACGTTTACTAATGATAAAGAAAAGATAGGTAAGGAGTTGGTCGCTTACTTCAAAAACCTACTTGATGAACCAAGTAAAGTTATTTATGAGGTAGAAATCCATAGAATTGTTGGCCATAAAATCCCTATTGAAGTGGCTAGCAACATAGTAGAGAAAGTGAGTGCACATGAGATAAAAGACACCCTCTTTGTAATGGATAACAACAAAGCCCCCAGTTTGGATGGTTTTGGggctttcttttttaaaatgacaCAAGAAATTATAGAGGAAGACCTTGTTATTAATTGTCGTTATATTGATTTCTAATTCACTTATgttgtatgaaaatttaattcaatataatgaaattatgtgTCTTTTACAcctaggaagctttgagcattttcAGAGCTAAATTTGGGTCAAAAAGACTAAAAGTGGAGCAAACTTAACAGTTAACAAAATCTGTGATGTTGACTAGGGGTGGGCACGTGCAATGACGAGaatagaaattgaaattgaaattttgaattcctAATCAGCTAAGATATTCTaggaaaatcaaaatttgtttcctaGAAAGGGGGTGATTATTAACTAAAAAAGAGGGATACTTTTTAATAAAGAAGGGATATACAAGAAAGAGATGGAATTCAATTTAgagaggatatatatatatatttttccttttttggggggaagggattttttttttacttttttatctAATCTTAATGAAGGGAGATATGACTGTAGACAAAGGTTTGtcatattgataatttattttagataattttactgaattttatttattgcttTTAATTACCATTCGTATTCAATTTAGAAACCCTATAGTTTCATTGTTTTGCGTGATAAGTAACAACTTACTAATTGAAACTTTTCAAGAGAATGatcctactttcctttactatatttttattacaagaatttaggattttactTTGAATGTAGACGACAGCACTACCAAATTTTGGTGTCATTGCAAGGGAGTTTTTAGTTTGTATGTTCGTTATGCAATCTTCGAAGCAAGctgatttacaatttgatctAGAGATTGAAAAGATTGCAAAAGGgttaagaaaagaagaaaaaaggagaCTACAAGCGCATAATTCTGCTCGCGAAACAGAAGAACATATGGCTAAGAATCGAACCTTAAGAGAGGTTGTCACTCTAGATTTGAACCAACAACCTTATTATAttacttttcctaatttagGTACTAATActacatttgaattaaaatctggactaataTATCTTTTACCCACTTTTCATGGCTTTACAGGTGAAGATCcttataaacatttaaaggaattttatGTGGTATGCACGGGTATGAAGCCAAATGGAGTCACAAAGgaataaattaagataagagCATTTCCATTTTCTCTGAAAGATGATACGTAAGATTGGCTTTATTACCTCCTTGCTGGAAGCATCaccacttggcatgagatgaagaAACTGTTTTTGGAGAAGTTTTTTCTAGCCTCAAGAGTTGCTAGTATTAGGAATGAAATTTGTGGCATTAGGTAGTATAGTGGAAAGTTTCTATATGAGTACTAAGAgcgttttaaaaaattatgtgcaAGTTATCTGTaccaccaaattagtgaccaactCCTTATTCAATACTTTTACGAAGGACTCTTATTAACTGATAAGAATATGATTGACGCAACTAATGGTCAAGCGTTCGATGACAAAACACCTAAGGTAGCctgaaatttaattacaaacatgGTGttgaattcacaacaatttagGATTAGATCAGACCATTCATCTCGGTGTGTCAATGAAGTAAATATCTCTTCTCTTAAAAGATGACTTGATGATTTAACTTTTCTTGTATGTCCAATGACTGTAGGAAAGATAAAGGTAACAAAGGTTTGTGGAATTTGTTCAGTTATGGGACATCTAACTGATATGTGCCTAACACTTCAAAAGGAATCCTTTGAACAAGCCAATATAATTGTTGGATTTCCAGGACAATTGTAATgaaattataatccttattcaaATACCTATAACCCAAGTTGGAAGGACCATTCTAATCTCTATCATGGTAATGTATATACAAATCAGCCTTCGAGTAACTTTTAGCCATACCAGTAGCCTTACATTTCTAGGCAGCAATAACTAGtgcaaaattttgattcaagtaTGTCTCTTAAAGACATTGTTAATactttggctactaacactatGAAATTTTAGCAAGAGACGAGAACTAGTATTCAAAGtttggaaaatcaaatgagtcaaatGACTATTGCAATCAACCGATTAGAGGCTTAAAATTCGAGTTAATTACCATCTCAAACTATGGTGAACCAAAAGGAGAATGCTAGTGCAATAGTGTTGAAAAGTGGAAAAGAGTTGGAAATACCAATTAAGGCACCACATGCACCAACgcaataagaagaaaaaagtgaTGAAGTGgcaatagaaaataattctCCTAACACGAATACAATGACAGGTAAATCTCCTTCTTCAAGTGAATATAAACTTGTTCCACTTTTTTTTGAAGCTTTAACAGAAAATCAGAAGTATGAACACAATCAATACATATTCTGTTAGGGAAACCCTTTCTAAAAACTactaaaacaaaaatagatgttTACAATGGTACATTTACCATGGAGTTTGATGCTGATGTTCCTActtattcagttgatttaattgactCTCTAGTACAGGATGCTTTTAAACTTGATAATGAAGATGAGTTGGAAGTGGCCAACTATGAGCATCTTTTGAAAGAAAGtgatgaattaaaattgaacTCTGATTTGCAGGATGTAGTGGCAGAAATGAATGAGTTCATAGAACTAAAAATTTCAggtaatatgttttatattgaGCTACCAATGCCTAACAAACAACTTGTACCTTCTATTTTGCAAGCATCGATGTTAAAATTAAAGCCACTCCTAAGCCATCTTAAATATGTATACCTTGGAGATAAGGAGACCTTACTGGTAATtatttcaaataagttaaatgagcagtaaaaagaaaaatttgtgCAAATTCTGAAGAGGCACAAAATAGCCATAGGATGGACCATTATTGATATTAAAGGAATTAGCCTCTCTACCTGTATGCATTGGATTTTGCTTGAATAGAGAGCTAGACCAATTTGGTAATCACAAAAGAAGCTAAACTAGCTAATGATGGAAATGGTAAAGAAAGAGATTCTGAAATTGCTTCAAGTTAGAGTAATTTAACCAATTTCAGATAGTGAATGGGTCAGTCTTGTTTAAGTTGTGCTAAAGAAGACCGACATCACAatggtaaaaaatcaaaataataaattggtGCCCACCCAAGTTCAAAATGGGTGGCGGGTttatatagatttaaaaaaattaaacattgtaaCTCGTAAAGATCATTTTCCTTTACCATTTATTGATCGGATGTCAGAAAGCCTAGCTCGTCGAGCTTactactattttttatatagcTTTTCAAGTTATTTTCATATTGTAATTGCTCTAAAAGATCAGCAACAGACAACTTTCACATGCCTATTTAGAAACTTTGCATATTTGCCAATGCTATTCGGAGCTTGTAATGTGCCAACCACTTTTCAACTATATATGGTcagtatattttcaaattatattgagCACATTATAGAAATTTTCATGGATGATTTTACCGTTCATGAGGATTCATTCGATAAGTGTTTGCATAATCCCACACTTTTTTTgcaaagatgcattgaaactaaccttgttttaaattttgaaaaatgtcattataTAGTTAAGCAATGTATAGTTTTGGGGCATGTAGTTTTAGCTAGAGGTATAAAGGTAGATAAGGCTCAAATTGATCTCTATCTAACCCTACTAGTATGCAGGGGGTTCGATTTTTCCTTAGACATGAAGATTTTTACCTATGCTTTTTAAGGATTTTTCCTATATTGTATTGCCATTGTGCAAGTTATTGTAAAAAGATGTAGCTTTCGAGTTTGATGAAGGGTGTAGGAATACATTTGATAACTTAAAGCAACTGTTGACCTCAGCTCTAATTATCCAGCCACCTAATTGGAATCTTCTATTTGAGATAATATGCAATGCGAGTGATCATGTCATAGGAGCTATTTTGGGCTAACGAGTTGGAAGGGCACCAAATACAATATATTATGCCTCAATGACCTTGAATGATGcacataaaaattattcaaccactgaaaaagaacttttggttgttgtttttgcattggaaaaattttgttcttatttattgggtactaaGGTTGTTGTTTACTCTGATCATGTAGCCCTtaggtatttgataacaaagaaagagGCGAAACCAAGGCTTATAAGGTTGATTCTTCTACTAGGTGAATTTGACTTGGAGATTAAGATAAAAGTGGAGCAAAGAATCGTGTTGTTGATCATTTGAGCAGTCTGGTTCATGTGAAAAATGAGCAGAATTTATAAGAAGAATTTCCTAATGAACAGTTATTTTTTGCTAGCTTAGGGCTGCCCTGGTAAGCTAACATTGTGAATTATATAGCTATTAATATGTTGCCAGTTTTGTTATAAAAGGCTTAAAGAGACAAGCtaaaaaatgatgcaaagtaTTACATATGGGATGACTCGTATTTGTGGAAGCATTGTGCTTATCAGGTTATATGAAAGTGTATACCCGAAACTGAAATTGCTTTTATTATTACCTTTTTCCATTCATATGCTCGTGGAGGCCATTTTGTAGCCAAGAGGACAACATGAAAAACTCTAGATTATGGGTTCTTTTGGCCATCTTTATTTCGagattcatattatttttgcaAATCGTGTCTACGTTGCCAAAAAATAGGTAATATTTTGCAGAAAAATGAGATGTTGCAAACTCCaattttagtttgtgaaattttttatgtctaGGGTATCGATTTTATAGGACTGTTTCCTATTTCTTTtggttatgtttatattttattagctATGGATTATGTCTCAAAATAGTTAGAAGCAAAGGCTACTTGAACTAATGACTCTAAAGTTATTTCAGGTTTccttaaatttaacatatttagtAGGTTCGACATTCTAAAGGCTCTAATTAGCAATCAAGGGGAGCATTTTTGTAACCAAACAGTGGAAGTGTTGTTGAAAAAATATGGTGTAACACATAAGGTTGCTACATCTTACCATCGCAAACCAATGGATAAGCTAAGGTTTCAAATCAAGAGATTAAATCCATCATTGAGAAAACTGTTGGTCCAACTAGAAAAGATTGAAGTTTGTgcttagatgatgtattatgGGCATATAGAACAGAGTACAAAACACCAATCAATATGTTACCGTACAGGCTGGTATTTGATAAGCTATGTCACCTTTTAGTTAAATTAGAGCGTAAAGCATATTGGGTTGTTAAGCAATGTAATATGAACTTGGATGAGAGCAGTGAACATATGAGATTATAgttgcaagaattagaagaaatttgcAACGATGCATACAAGACTTCTAgaatttataaggagaaaacaaagGCATTTTATGACATAATGATttctagaaaaaaattttcaattggccaaaaagttttcctttatcattcaaaacTTTGATTGTTTCTAGGTAAATTATAATCTCGTTAGATTAgaccttttgttgttactaatttttttccttatggTGCAGTAGAAATTTATAGCTCAACAATCTCGAAGGTATTCAAAGTCAATAACCACACACTTAAACCTTTTTATGAAGGATTGTAAGTTGAAACTGTGTAAGAATTAAAG belongs to Mangifera indica cultivar Alphonso chromosome 2, CATAS_Mindica_2.1, whole genome shotgun sequence and includes:
- the LOC123208530 gene encoding norbelladine synthase-like — protein: MHGLVAANTLVAASAASVWEIYGTLQVLTIINTYLPDVLGRVKVLEGDGHAGTILNVTLPAGTPGVGYMEEEITKVENKKRVKQTKSIEGGFIAMGFESYITTYKIIENNSTSSIIRSTIKYKIDHKLANLTSLLLQSIGGKRASTAFFAPGSGRSVLAPVCGFVLIELGNLAYPVIEPQWDKPVLRPPLNPV